In the genome of Juglans microcarpa x Juglans regia isolate MS1-56 chromosome 6S, Jm3101_v1.0, whole genome shotgun sequence, the window GGGATAACAGTGTTCTTGGGATCAACTTGGTCATCACTCCATCAACAGTTTCAATTCCAAGGGTCAGTGGAGCCATGTCCAGGAAAAAGAATATCTGCATTCAAAATGCCATAAACACATTGTCAATTGACTCAATTCTGCCCATATTTTCCAGTTACTCTCTCTTCGGCAATGTTAGTACCACCTTATATATAGATAACCTATTTGCAAGCATAATAACAGAAGATGAAAGTAGTACCTTTTGTTTCTTCACCGCCCTCTCCACTCAAGATGCTTCCATGTACGACAGCACCATAAGCATGTGCCTCATCTGGGTTCACACCCTTGTTCGGTTCCTTCCCATCAAAGTAGTCCTTAAGAAACTGTTGAATATTTTGGAATCCTGGCGTTTCCACCAATAAGAACAATTCCATCGATCTAGTTCTTCTCCAATCCAGCATCTTCCATAGCCTTTTTCACATATCCCGTGGTATTTCTAAACAAATCATTGTTCAGCTCCTCAAACCGAGCTCGGATCCATGGTTTAGAAAAGTCAATACCATTAACAATGAACtagtataactattataatTACTTGTTGTATACATGTATTGAGTGCTTTAATACAACTAGTATTTGAGTAATGAATAGTACAAGCATATTTcgatataataattaacactTCTACTACTAGGATAttattgaatataatttattatatgcatgtatgataaatatataaaataattgtaacaTATATTCTATATCTTATATCTAGTAATATTGGAGTCGAAATCGGAGCTCATCAGGGAAACACTTTGCTTCTGTCTCTAActccaataaaatttttcataaatactcTGACTCCACCAGAATGGAATTAGTGTAGAATTGATACCAAAGTTGGAAAGTCGGATTTTTGGGATTGTGCTTATTGATGCAgtaattcatcttcaaattagGAATTTGCGTGATAATGAATGCAACTCTTAAGTCGGATTtgcgtgaaaaaaaaaatgctagtaTGATTTTCAAATGTGTACATCAAATGCatttattcacatattttaattttttttttattttttcttaatgattaagaaagtaactattagtgaatttttattttttattatttaatggttaagaatatttaaaaaatatttaaaaaaaaaaagaaaagaaaaaaaagcatttGCAATGATGTACACATTTGAGATGCACATTTGACGTGCATTCTGGCATTCACCCAGTCCTTGCGAAAAAGGCTGAAAAAACAGAGGAGGGAacgatattttaaaatttgaactttgaaaCAGTAACATATTCTAAACCGTTGGATATATAATAACGGTCTAGATTTTGGAATTTCAGGATCCACAATTTGAGAAAAATTGCAGAGGATCTAAATCTGATAATAATACGCAGACCACAACTCCCACCCACACCAACAAAAAGCGTAGTTTATCATACAACCAATCATACAATCCCTCTACAGATCAAAGGTCAAAATTAGACATGGCCCCACAAATCTGATCAATCCTACCCCTCACTAATCACCACGCGAATACGCGCCTGAGTTTCGCGTGTCCAAACCCAAAGACCAATTACGAAATCAGatatagttattttttgtaaatccGAGCTTTACATTGGCGTCTGTGCTTTTCCCAGACTCTCTGCTAGGGTTCCAGAGTCGCCGcttcatcctcctcctcctcctccttccatCGTATTGACCACTCGCTCGCCGAGTCCACTCGCCAACTCGCCAACTCGGTATGAACTTTCTTCCACCTCATCCAATGGTTCGTGTGCTCTGATGACAGTATGAAATCCCTGATCTGAACAAGTTTGATCTGGGATTTATCTGTGTGGTTTTGCATTGAGTTGTTTTATTTTCGTGATCAGAACCCGTAAATCAGTGTTTCACAGCTTGTTTTGAATCGATTTTTCATGCTGCcgctcttgtatatgtcacGTGTAAATGGGCTATGCCCATCTTTCTCATCAGTAAAATTTctgtttaccgatcaaaaataaaagtttggGGAAAGTAGAGAATTTGGAAACTTAGATATCTGATTTCTTGTTCTGGGAACTCAGAGAAACAAAATCGATACGAAACTTTGCGGTCTgcctttttgtattttttttgttcttttgggCACGCTACCGTGCCCTAGTGCTTGCTTAGCGCAGTGTTTTACTTGTGGAGAAATTGGACAGGTATAATAAGATGTGTTTACTCTGCATCTGATTGTTTACTTGGTAAACAGACGGAATGATGGATCTAGGGTTCGGTTAAATTTTGATCGCGTTGATTTACTGGAGCGTTCTATTTTTTCGATGACGACTCCGTTGATCGTCACTGGAGGCATATAAAGAGAACtgattgatgtgattttatttgggtatcatttttctttttatcacacATGTTAGATTACTTATGCAGTAATTTTCTCCAAAACTTATTCATATCGGATGAGTGTTGTTCCGCGGGGGGGAATTAACAATTTTATTAGTGCATGGTTTGGACTTCTACTCTGTTGCCACTTTGTATGGACCGGTTTATAGGTCTTGGTTTGCATTTCTTTGGCCATAGTGtcttttttgtcttcttctttctattcttCAACAATAGCTTTTTCCTAACATAGGTTGTTCtgttttgggtcttggttttctcaattttttttttggccataATTATTTTAGCATTTGAAAGTCATATTGGTTAACCAGTTTAGGGTTTAGAATTACTTTGCGAGTTACTTCAAATGTGGGGTTTTGATGCATATATAAAGCTGGTATTTGATTCTATAACATATATTCCAATGTTGTCTTATAAGCTGATTCAAATTGTTGATCCCAGGTTCAAATGGCAATGGAGGTCACTCAAATTCTTTTAAATGCACAAGCAGTAGATAGCACTGTGCGCAAGCAGGCAGaagaaaatctaaaacaatTCCAGGAGCAAAATCTTCCAAGTTTCTTGCTCTCTCTTGCTGGGGAATTATCCAATGATGATAAGCCTGTTGAGAGCCGTAAATTAGCTGGTTTAATTCTCAAGAATGCCTTGGATGCCAAGGAACAGCATAGGAAACTTGAGCTTGTGCAGAGATGGTTGTCATTGGACACCTCTGTGAAGGTCCAGATCAAAGCATGCCTGTTAAAGACCATCTCCTCTCATGCTCCTGATGCTCGATCAACTGCATCTCAAGTTATTGCAAAGGTTGCAGGTATTGAGTTGCCTCATAAACAATGGCCTGAACTTATTGGAACACTCTTGTCTAATATTCACCAGCTTCCGGCTCATACCAGGCAGGCAACACTGGAAACTCTTGGTTATATCTGTGAAGAAGTTTCCCCTGATTTGGTGGATCAGGATCAAGTAAACAAGATACTTACTGCTGTAGTTCAGGGTATGAACTCTTCTGAGAGTAACAATGATGTCAAGTTTGCTGCTACTCGAGCATTGTTCAATGCACTAGGTTTTGCGCAGGCAAACTTTTCTAATGATATGGAACGAGATTACATCATGAGAGTTGTCTGTGAGGCTACTCTTTCTCCAGAGCTGAAGATTCGACAGGCTGCTTTTGAGTGTTTGGTTGCTATATCTTCAACTTACTATGAAAAGTTGGCTCCTTATATTCAAGATATCTTTAACATCACTGCTAAGGCTGTGAAGGAAGATGAGGAACCAGTTGCTCTTCAAGCCATTGAGTTTTGGAGTTCAGTCTGTGATGAGGAGATAGATATTTTAGAGGAATACGGAGGTGAATTTAGCGGGGAATCTGACATTCCCTGCTTTTACTTTGTTAAGCAGGCACTGCCTGTTCTTGTCCCCATGTTGTTAGAGACACTACTTAAGCAGGAGGAGGATCAGGATCAAGATGAAGGGGCTTGGAACATTGCGATGGCTGGAGGCACTTGTTTGGGTCTGGTTGCACGCACCGTTGGAGATGATGTTGTCCCACTTGTAATGCCATTCATTGAAGAGAACTTAACAAAACCAGATTGGAGGCAAAGGGAGGCTGCCACTTATGCCTTTGGTTCCATTCTGGAAGGACCTTCCCCCGACAAGCTCATCCCTCTTGTTAACATAGCCTTGAATTTTATGCTTACTGCCCTAATGCAAGATCCAAATAACCATGTGAAGGACACTACTGCCTGGACTCTTGGAAGAATGTTTGAATTTCTTCACGGGTCAGCTTTGGAGACACCCATAATTACCCAAACAAATATTCAGCAGATTATAACTGTTCTCATTCAGAGCATGAAAGATGTACCAAATGTTGCTGAGAAAGCCTGTGGTGCTCTCTATTTCTTGGCTCAGGGTTATGAGGATGCGggatcttcatcttctccattgACTCCCTTCTTCCAGGAAATTGTTCAAGCTCTTCTGACTGTTACCCACCGAGAAGATGCTGGAGAGTCACGCCTCCGCACTGCAGCATATGAGACTTTAAATGAAGTTGTGAGGTGTTCCACTGATGAGACAGCCCCAATGGTACTGCAACTAGTTCCTCTCATTATGATGGAGCTCCACCAGACTCTTGAGGCACAGAAGCTTTCATCCGATGAGAGGGAGAAGCAGAATGAATTGCAAGGGTTGCTATGTGGTTGCTTGCAGGTCATTATACAGAAGCTGGGATCGTCGGAGCCAACAAAATATGTCTTCATGCAGTATGCTGACCAGATGATGGCCCTCTTCTTGAGAGTATTTGCTTCCCGAAGTGCCACAGCTCATGAGGAGGCTATGCTTGCCATTGGAGCTCTTGCCTATGCAGCAGGTGCTGATTTTGCAAAATACATGCCAGAATTTTATAGGTATTTGGAAATGGGTCTTCAAAATTTTGAGGATTACCAAGTTTGTGCCATTACAGTTGGTGTAGTTGGGGATATATGTCGGGCACTGGAGGATAAGATATTGCCTTACTGTGATGGAATAATGACTCAGCTCCTAAAGGATTTGTCAAGCAATCAGTTGCATCGATCTGTGAAGCCTCCTATTTTTTCATGCTTTGGTGACATTGCTTTGGCAATTGGGGAAAACTTTGAGAAGTACTTGATGTATGCTATGCCCATGCTTCAGAGTGCAGCAGAACTATCTGCCCATGTATCAGGTGCTGATGACGACATGTTAGAGTACACCAACTCTCTGAGAAATGGAATTCTAGAGGCATACTCGGGGATTCTTCAGGGATTCAAGGGCTCGTCAAAGACCCAGCTATTGATGCCTTATGCACCTCATGTTCTCCAGTTCTTGGATAGTTTGTATATGGAGAAGGACATGTAAGCTATGCTGGAATCTTTACCACtctgttttttttatcttttttatctcTGGATTCCAACCTTTCCATTACCcatagaaaaataaagtttctgaccttatttgttttctttttagggATGATGCGGTGTCTAAGACAGCAATTGGGGTCCTTGGAGATCTAGCTGATACCCTGGGTAGTAATGCAGGTCCCTTGATTCAGCAGTCTGTGTCAAGCAGAGACTTTTTAAATGAATGCTTGTCAACTGATGACCATATGATCAGGGAATCTGCTGAATGGGCCAAGTTGGCCATCAGTCGAGCCATTTCTTTTTGAGGCAACTGCTACTTCATATACTCTACTTCTTTGCATGCAGTTGGGTGTGTTGAGTGCATACATACAATGAGTCAGGTCTACACCATTTTTGGGAGCAGGTCTTTGGGTCGTTCAGGTGGCAGTATCTCTCTCAGCATTGTGGCGTCGGTGTTTtcgtaatttttcattttagttttgCATCGCCATTGAGGAAGTCAGCGGTGACAACCCCCCATGCATTTCTGCTACCTTGGCAGAAAAAACTTGAACCATAATTTACAGAAGTTGAATGTGTTTTAATGGTATGGGAGGAATGTGATACGAGAGACCCAATCTCACCCTGCCTCATCGAATGGGTTAGTGATAGTAGTTCCATTTGTTTGGAGTCTATGGTGCTGAAGAGTTGGTCAGGAGTTGGGGTTGGAGCACTTCAGCAGCAATGTAGAAGCctgcattcattttttaaaaatcatttggcctttttttcctttttccctcaCCAAAAATTCGGTGTCTTAAAAGTATTGCATTGTTACAATTTTCATAGAGTTGGGCATCTTGCCTGTTGTACTCATGTATACACTTGGTCATTATGTGGGGTTGGCGAGAACAGCATGATATTAGGTTCATATCATGAGTTGGTCatttttcatcatcattataTTTACTGTGGTTGTTTATTTAGTGGGTATTGTTCAATAGCATGCTGTTTATTTTGCTCCTTTTTTCTGCCTTATTATGTCCATTCTTCTTGTATAGCTATTTTTCAGTTGCATTTTGCTTGGTTACAGAGTGCGTAtaaagatttcttttttcttttataaatttggaGTTCCAGTTATGTATTCCTGAACATTAATCATGTAATGTCTCTTCACGAAgagtttttttccctttggaTATTATTCCTTGAATGGTAAAGATATACACTTCCCAGCGTCTGTCAAATTCGACTATTTCCCAGTTGAGGGTGttgtttcttcctttgttttgttgAGGTGCGTTCATTCCTCTGttctaaaggaaaagaaaaagatctaTTGCAGTGAATGAATGGTCTGATACACTATAGCTGGGCCGGGCATCATGCATGTCTGCAGTCATGCTTGGCTTTGAAATTATCTGCTTATTTCttatggatttatttattttttcttttcaattcctaaatatttttcgttaattaaaaaaacagcagtaaatattttaagtttttacattagttctttctttctttccaaaatCAAGGTTTAAAATTAATGCTGAAATTCTTGGAAATATAAGTATAATGATATTAAACtccttttaattaaattctaaattttatttgagTTACGGTAGATTCAGTTGTAGAGTGCGAATGAATCCcctaatctttttaaaaaattataaattatattatcaaaaaattaatatttttcgtGTAAATTTACAAAAGATAAGGTAAGGTAGCATTTACGGTGACCAACTCACGCGCCACCAACAACAGCGTCTGGcgattaaattgataaattctaCCTCGAACGGCGAAGATCATTCTCCAAAGCGATAACAGACTTTGGTGTAGATACACCCGACTAACTTCatttcgtctctctctcacagacACGTTTCTGCGAGAAGTACCAGTTTTTCTTGAAGCCCTAACTGTAAAATCCTTCAATGGCGATGGCATCTCCGTCTACACCAAGTTTTTCGGCCTCCTGCTGCTGCGCTCGGACCAATTCGCCTCCTTTTGCTCGTTTCCCTTTTGTTTCATTCAATCACCGGGTGGTCCTACCCCACCCTTTAACTCGTCGACTTGCCGTCTCGTCCAGGCTCAACTCGTCCAATGCCTCCGGCCCCGGTGGGTCCGTCTCACCTGACAACGGGGACTACGAACTCTACCACAAGTTCTCCAGGCAGCGTCGAAGGGGAGGGCCGCCGGTGTTCGTCATGCTCCCAGTAGACGCGGTGGGCCCCTCCGGGAATTTACGAAGGCTCAAGACCATGCCGCAGTCGTTGAGGGCGCTCGCGGCCGCCGGAGTCGAGGGCGTTGTCATGGAGGTCTGGTGGGGCCTGGTGGAAAGCAAAGTGCCTGGGGTTTACGATTGGCAAGGGTACTTGGAGCTTGTGGCGCTCGCGGGGCGGTTCGGTCTGAAGGTTCGGGCTGTCATGGCTTTTCACGAGTGCGGCACTGGCCCCGGCGATCCTCACTGGTCAGTCTCATTCTGATTAATAATTATCTTTGGTTGACTTCAGGCATgttcttgaatttattttctttttcattaccAATCtattgattaattaattgataaatttgttGAAGGTAGTGTTTTCTTTGTATggattagattataaaattttaagtgCATCTTTGAGATTGGGTAATACAGCTTTTAGCTTAGGGTTTATAGTTGTACTTAATAGAGCTTAAGTAAAAAGAagctctactattaaaaagttatttatattttgctaACCATATGTCTAAATCACTTTCAAATACGTTACATtacatacttataaaaaaaaaacatttgtttagaaacaatataaaaaatttcttttttgaggaaatgacataaaatttcatttgaaagttGTAGTGTCATGCCCGTGATAATATCAAAGGGAAAATCTGTAATTATCTGAAAGTTGTATAGATATTTTCATCTACtggcaatttttttaaaattgaaattacgTTTCGCATTATCCGGAAAAGCAAGTATgaggaaaaacatcaaaatgattgaaaaaaatacttttttgcttatttgatattgaaaaatattttaatatgtaatacccATACAatctaattttatcattatagagcttttaaggctatttaaatacttttttagaGCCCTAACGCAACCCCAAACAGGCCTAAGCGGATTAGGATCTACATTTTCTTGAATCAAGTTCTTGAAATTCTAAACATAATTTATAGGAATGCCACTCTTCACACTAAGTCACACCGATTGATGTGGTGCTTCTTAGGTCAATCATGACTTGAAATATGCCATATCAGCCACAGTGACTCTTTATGCCTTATTTAGTGTAAAgtaatttctttgatttttaataaatagattcAGATTTGCGACCTCAGCATACAACTTACTGTTATTAGTGATTTGAAGACTTTATATGTTCATCCCCTTGCTTGCTTATGCATCAAGAGGCCTTCAATGGTGCATTTGTTGCTGAACACAAAGTAGAGAACTTCTTGTTTGATGTCTAACTTTCAGTGTGGCACGTATTGTCATATACCAGAAGTATATATCATCCCAagattacttgtaaaaaaaaagtatatatcaTCCCAAGCTTACTtctataaaaaaagtatatatcaTTTAacgattcaaaatttttttaagagatacAGCTGTTGATGCAAAACATGCATTTCATAGCCTAACACCCTTGATCCATGCTATCTTCTCCTCATTCTTGTTGATGGCTGTTATACAAGGAATAAATATTTTGGTATCTCTAGCATGTAAAACTATAGTAGCTAGAATGGTGCCTTGTGATTTTAACATGGTCAAATGAGGAATACAGGGAATTGGTTGCTCTGCGAATTGGAGTCTTTTGAGGCA includes:
- the LOC121237808 gene encoding importin subunit beta-1-like produces the protein MAMEVTQILLNAQAVDSTVRKQAEENLKQFQEQNLPSFLLSLAGELSNDDKPVESRKLAGLILKNALDAKEQHRKLELVQRWLSLDTSVKVQIKACLLKTISSHAPDARSTASQVIAKVAGIELPHKQWPELIGTLLSNIHQLPAHTRQATLETLGYICEEVSPDLVDQDQVNKILTAVVQGMNSSESNNDVKFAATRALFNALGFAQANFSNDMERDYIMRVVCEATLSPELKIRQAAFECLVAISSTYYEKLAPYIQDIFNITAKAVKEDEEPVALQAIEFWSSVCDEEIDILEEYGGEFSGESDIPCFYFVKQALPVLVPMLLETLLKQEEDQDQDEGAWNIAMAGGTCLGLVARTVGDDVVPLVMPFIEENLTKPDWRQREAATYAFGSILEGPSPDKLIPLVNIALNFMLTALMQDPNNHVKDTTAWTLGRMFEFLHGSALETPIITQTNIQQIITVLIQSMKDVPNVAEKACGALYFLAQGYEDAGSSSSPLTPFFQEIVQALLTVTHREDAGESRLRTAAYETLNEVVRCSTDETAPMVLQLVPLIMMELHQTLEAQKLSSDEREKQNELQGLLCGCLQVIIQKLGSSEPTKYVFMQYADQMMALFLRVFASRSATAHEEAMLAIGALAYAAGADFAKYMPEFYRYLEMGLQNFEDYQVCAITVGVVGDICRALEDKILPYCDGIMTQLLKDLSSNQLHRSVKPPIFSCFGDIALAIGENFEKYLMYAMPMLQSAAELSAHVSGADDDMLEYTNSLRNGILEAYSGILQGFKGSSKTQLLMPYAPHVLQFLDSLYMEKDMDDAVSKTAIGVLGDLADTLGSNAGPLIQQSVSSRDFLNECLSTDDHMIRESAEWAKLAISRAISF